In Clostridium sp. DL-VIII, the following proteins share a genomic window:
- a CDS encoding response regulator transcription factor, which yields MLAKLLIVDDDIHLRKLILTYAELDGFQCEEVETGEKAIEKVKENQFDIAVLDVMMPGLDGFEALAEIRKESQIPVIMLTSRSEEYDKLLGFNLGADDYVPKPFSPKELIARIRAVLKRSGSKSSDNLLFEDLCISPGSRTVTAGEKVFNLPPKEFDLLLYLAQNEHLVLSREQILNRVWGYDYYGDARTLDTHIRSLREHLGTYRKVVQTVWGVGYKFEYE from the coding sequence ATGTTGGCAAAATTGCTAATTGTTGATGATGATATACATCTTCGAAAATTGATACTAACATATGCTGAATTGGATGGTTTCCAGTGCGAAGAGGTTGAAACTGGAGAAAAAGCAATTGAAAAAGTAAAGGAAAACCAGTTTGATATCGCTGTACTGGATGTTATGATGCCAGGGCTCGACGGTTTTGAAGCTCTTGCAGAAATACGAAAAGAGAGTCAAATTCCGGTTATTATGCTTACATCTAGAAGTGAGGAGTATGACAAGCTACTTGGATTTAACCTTGGGGCAGATGATTATGTACCAAAGCCATTTAGTCCAAAGGAACTGATAGCTCGTATCAGAGCTGTACTCAAGCGTAGCGGGAGTAAATCAAGTGATAATCTCTTATTTGAAGATCTTTGCATCTCTCCTGGATCGAGAACAGTGACAGCGGGTGAAAAAGTATTTAATTTACCACCGAAAGAGTTTGATCTATTATTGTATCTTGCACAAAATGAACATCTTGTTCTTAGTAGGGAACAGATATTAAATAGGGTATGGGGATATGATTACTATGGTGACGCTCGTACGTTAGATACACACATTAGATCTCTCAGGGAACATTTAGGCACTTACCGAAAAGTCGTTCAAACCGTATGGGGGGTGGGTTATAAATTTGAATATGAGTAA
- a CDS encoding histidine kinase dimerization/phospho-acceptor domain-containing protein, which produces MSKICTRSPFRSKIVVRLWLIMMLLVVFSVAFMWVVHIFLFEQNYVNSTVSEVQSRLKPIMEELKTKDLAYNEQLILSLSKTTNGKMMVIDGDGKLIALYSVGHKLDTQSMESMSGFIQYLKTSEEYQQVLQGKSYNKIIRNHSEPIALEIGIPVMYSNSQALVVLYQTMDQLHTVLQINRNQLVMLSIILTLVAALVAALLSRHFVKPIHMIKCTVDRLTKGELTATPGISLNDELGQLSNSVEALGQALQRVDVLRKEVIANVSHELRSPLALIRGYAEMVRDINWKDDEKRNEDLNLIIQESGRMSEMVSDIMDYSQLQAGYIKLKKDLYNLYEIVESEISQCEQSAAEYRITICLKSIRNDISANIDALKISQVMRNLLNNAINHTVDGGTISVVIEESNSAIRVSVTNPGKPIPEEDREIIWERYQRSQHHGGRKKGTGIGLSIVSTFLKAHDMLYGVSCKDGLTTFWFEYASNKKT; this is translated from the coding sequence ATGAGTAAAATATGTACGAGATCGCCATTTCGCTCCAAAATTGTCGTGCGCTTGTGGCTGATTATGATGCTTTTGGTCGTATTTAGTGTTGCTTTCATGTGGGTTGTGCATATTTTTCTATTCGAGCAGAACTATGTGAATTCTACTGTCTCTGAGGTACAGAGCCGTCTGAAACCTATTATGGAAGAGTTGAAAACTAAAGATCTTGCCTATAATGAGCAATTAATACTTTCATTAAGCAAGACTACCAATGGAAAGATGATGGTAATTGACGGAGATGGAAAGTTGATTGCTCTTTACAGTGTAGGGCATAAATTGGATACACAGTCAATGGAATCTATGTCTGGATTTATACAGTATTTAAAAACGAGCGAAGAATATCAGCAGGTTTTGCAGGGAAAATCGTACAATAAAATTATCCGGAATCATTCTGAACCAATAGCGCTGGAAATAGGCATCCCTGTTATGTATAGCAATAGTCAGGCTTTAGTTGTTTTATATCAGACAATGGATCAGTTGCATACTGTACTTCAGATTAATCGCAATCAGCTTGTGATGCTGAGTATAATTCTAACACTTGTCGCAGCCCTGGTGGCGGCATTGTTATCACGGCATTTTGTAAAGCCTATACACATGATTAAGTGTACTGTGGATAGGCTTACTAAAGGAGAGCTAACTGCAACGCCTGGGATTTCCTTAAATGATGAACTAGGTCAATTATCTAATTCGGTAGAGGCGCTTGGTCAGGCCCTTCAACGTGTGGACGTTCTTCGGAAAGAAGTCATCGCCAATGTATCGCATGAGCTACGCTCACCTCTGGCCTTAATCAGGGGCTATGCCGAAATGGTGCGTGATATAAACTGGAAAGATGATGAAAAACGGAATGAAGATTTAAACCTGATTATTCAGGAATCGGGTCGAATGAGTGAGATGGTCAGTGATATTATGGATTACTCTCAGCTTCAAGCCGGATATATCAAGCTAAAAAAAGATTTGTATAATCTTTATGAAATTGTAGAGTCTGAGATTAGTCAATGTGAACAGAGCGCTGCTGAATATAGAATTACAATATGTTTGAAATCCATAAGGAACGATATTTCAGCTAATATAGATGCGCTGAAAATCAGTCAGGTAATGCGTAATCTGCTGAATAATGCAATTAATCATACTGTGGACGGAGGAACAATTTCCGTAGTTATTGAGGAGTCAAATAGCGCAATACGAGTGTCTGTTACAAATCCGGGAAAACCAATACCGGAAGAAGACCGCGAAATCATTTGGGAAAGATATCAGCGTAGTCAACATCACGGCGGACGAAAGAAAGGAACTGGCATTGGTCTTTCCATCGTCAGTACATTCTTAAAAGCTCACGATATGCTTTATGGCGTGAGTTGCAAGGATGGGTTGACTACTTTTTGGTTCGAGTATGCAAGCAATAAAAAAACATAG
- a CDS encoding carboxylesterase family protein — MKKTKLLNIVMVMVTCASLLIGCRNSTANQTISSNTELVGTAASESATETKSASKQTDGVVKTTAGLVQGTDNDGIYTYLGVPYAEAKERFVPADEVKPWDGVRKADAFGAMSPQGAILGMSANNNEIGTDNNCQNLNIWTPGTGDGKKRPVMVWLHGGGFSTGTANNAMNDGKNLSQSGDAVVVSVNHRLNVYGHLDLSAYGEKYKYSGNVGLTDIVAALKWIQDNIEAFGGDPRNVTVFGQSGGGAKVLSLMTSPYAKGFFQKGIVESGATETMGVTFSTKEESKTLTEHILKNLDITPDNIEKLQNVSNSDLQEASTKALQDTANTYKIPAAFTNDYAMEWGPVIDEDYMPTNPVTKDGFADAGKDIPLLIGSNLNEWTTMVPSSAHTNMTEEEKNAFAQAYPNENASGAQNVDTFIRLPMLKIMSHKADQGGAPVYAYVFTWEDATRGSSHGAEIPFVFDNVSGDANTQKLAKTVSQAWINFAKTGTPSAEDLPKWEAYDRKNGATMILDTESELVHNHDKRLMELLEPDYIY; from the coding sequence ATGAAAAAGACAAAGTTATTAAATATAGTAATGGTTATGGTAACTTGTGCCAGCCTATTGATAGGCTGCAGAAATTCCACAGCAAATCAGACAATATCATCTAACACAGAACTCGTGGGTACAGCAGCGTCAGAGAGTGCTACTGAAACAAAAAGTGCATCTAAGCAGACAGACGGGGTTGTAAAAACAACAGCAGGCCTTGTACAAGGAACAGATAATGATGGTATTTATACTTATCTTGGAGTTCCTTATGCAGAAGCAAAAGAGCGATTTGTCCCTGCAGATGAAGTTAAACCTTGGGATGGCGTTCGTAAGGCAGACGCTTTTGGTGCAATGTCACCACAGGGTGCCATTCTTGGAATGTCAGCAAATAATAATGAGATTGGGACAGATAATAATTGTCAGAATCTGAATATTTGGACTCCTGGAACAGGCGACGGTAAGAAACGCCCAGTTATGGTTTGGCTGCATGGCGGTGGCTTCTCTACAGGAACAGCCAATAATGCTATGAATGATGGAAAGAATCTAAGCCAAAGTGGAGATGCTGTGGTTGTATCTGTAAATCATCGTTTGAACGTATATGGGCATTTGGATCTGTCTGCTTATGGTGAGAAGTATAAGTATTCTGGAAATGTTGGACTTACAGACATTGTTGCAGCATTAAAATGGATTCAGGATAATATTGAAGCATTTGGCGGTGATCCACGTAATGTTACAGTTTTCGGCCAGTCGGGTGGTGGTGCGAAAGTACTTTCTCTGATGACCAGCCCATATGCTAAGGGATTTTTCCAAAAAGGAATCGTAGAAAGTGGAGCAACAGAAACCATGGGTGTTACGTTCTCCACAAAGGAAGAAAGTAAAACATTAACAGAGCATATATTAAAAAATCTTGATATTACACCTGACAACATTGAAAAACTCCAGAATGTTTCTAACAGTGATTTGCAGGAAGCTTCTACAAAAGCATTGCAGGATACGGCCAATACATATAAAATTCCTGCTGCTTTTACCAATGATTATGCCATGGAATGGGGACCAGTTATAGATGAAGATTATATGCCTACCAATCCTGTAACAAAAGACGGCTTTGCTGATGCAGGAAAGGATATCCCTCTTCTTATTGGAAGTAATTTGAATGAGTGGACAACTATGGTACCATCCAGTGCCCACACTAATATGACAGAGGAAGAAAAAAACGCATTTGCACAGGCTTATCCTAATGAGAATGCATCCGGAGCACAAAATGTAGATACATTTATCCGTTTGCCGATGTTAAAGATTATGTCACATAAGGCAGATCAAGGCGGAGCACCTGTCTATGCATATGTATTTACGTGGGAAGATGCTACGCGTGGATCAAGTCATGGTGCAGAAATTCCATTTGTATTTGATAATGTAAGTGGTGATGCCAATACACAGAAACTGGCTAAAACAGTTAGTCAGGCATGGATTAATTTTGCAAAAACAGGAACACCAAGTGCAGAGGACTTACCAAAATGGGAAGCATATGATCGTAAAAATGGAGCAACTATGATTCTTGATACAGAATCTGAGTTGGTGCATAATCATGATAAAAGACTTATGGAACTATTGGAACCAGATTATATTTACTAA
- a CDS encoding alpha/beta hydrolase, translated as MNNDKVSKVRGYAHISTNDTIINVITHPAFQGFGQFILPLECGYDENMELSSVGSLLPYHSHVIPDQVVNTINHMIDEVQKGKTIFYDFYTQQQKNEDYQKKNTGLFFFKGKQGAPFVIVCPGGGYSYVGSVQEGFPHAIELSKKGYNAFVLRYRVGGEQRACEDLATAIPYIFENADMLGVSKIDYSVWGSSAGARMAANIGSYGAISFKCSDVPKPSIVVMAYTGHQRFTKNDPPTFVTSSEDDPIASVYNVERRVNAMRSVGIDVEYRKYKNASHGFGLGIGTDAAGWIEYAIQFWEKHMNRTND; from the coding sequence ATGAATAACGATAAAGTAAGCAAAGTTAGAGGTTATGCCCATATCAGTACTAATGATACCATCATTAATGTCATAACTCATCCTGCATTCCAGGGGTTCGGTCAATTTATACTACCGTTGGAATGTGGATATGATGAGAATATGGAGCTGAGTAGTGTCGGATCTCTTTTGCCGTATCATAGCCATGTAATTCCTGACCAAGTTGTGAATACCATCAATCATATGATTGACGAAGTTCAGAAAGGTAAAACTATATTTTACGATTTTTATACTCAACAACAAAAGAATGAGGATTATCAAAAGAAAAATACTGGTCTGTTTTTCTTTAAAGGAAAGCAAGGAGCACCTTTTGTCATTGTATGCCCTGGCGGTGGTTATTCTTACGTTGGATCTGTACAGGAAGGTTTTCCACACGCCATAGAGCTGAGCAAAAAAGGGTACAATGCATTCGTTCTGCGATACCGTGTGGGAGGTGAGCAAAGGGCGTGCGAAGATTTGGCGACAGCTATACCTTATATTTTTGAGAATGCAGATATGCTAGGAGTCAGCAAGATAGATTACTCTGTATGGGGAAGCTCAGCTGGTGCACGGATGGCAGCAAATATTGGATCCTATGGAGCTATCAGCTTTAAATGCAGTGATGTTCCTAAACCAAGTATTGTTGTTATGGCATATACCGGACATCAACGCTTTACTAAAAATGATCCACCGACATTTGTCACATCTAGTGAAGACGATCCTATTGCTAGTGTATACAATGTTGAAAGGCGTGTGAATGCCATGAGATCTGTCGGAATAGATGTGGAATATCGAAAATATAAGAATGCAAGTCATGGTTTTGGACTTGGAATTGGTACAGATGCGGCAGGGTGGATTGAATACGCAATTCAGTTTTGGGAAAAGCATATGAACAGAACTAACGACTAA
- a CDS encoding MFS transporter yields the protein MFTPTLPLFARSIGVIDPSVGGIIILVYTIGSLVPRVIWGNLADSWERKAVYLIGVIIMAVAAPFLVCSCLCLEF from the coding sequence ATGTTTACTCCGACTTTGCCATTGTTCGCACGTAGCATAGGAGTTATTGATCCTTCAGTGGGGGGGATTATCATCTTAGTCTATACTATAGGTTCTCTTGTTCCACGAGTAATATGGGGGAATCTGGCTGATAGTTGGGAACGTAAAGCAGTATATCTTATTGGTGTCATAATAATGGCTGTAGCCGCACCTTTTTTGGTTTGTTCGTGTCTTTGCCTGGAATTTTAA
- a CDS encoding MFS transporter → MPGILIIRLIQGVGFSASSTAGSTMAADLVPASRRAEGIGFYTLANTIGMALGPELGLHMLQQHGAWWLFGAGVLAGIISLGVGMLLNYERKRSLVQSGFISTHEAIHDITATPAKSLSSKCSILFEKSVLTTCLVVLFTIMPYGAIMAYIASYGIDRGVSNIGLYFSVFALALFVVRLMVGRLSDSHGVTAVMIPGIVLMFSGLVVLNWAENFAIFMVSAVLFGFGFGVAFPLLQTTAYMLCPENRRGIASATLFSTADLAYGFGAVVLGVGIKYFGYETAFAGLTIFVIVALISYVIFLYPRLKSYYNKETDVDTKKCCKN, encoded by the coding sequence TTGCCTGGAATTTTAATCATACGTTTGATTCAAGGCGTTGGTTTTAGCGCGTCTTCTACTGCTGGTAGCACTATGGCTGCGGATTTGGTACCTGCGTCCAGACGGGCAGAAGGTATTGGATTTTATACTCTGGCCAATACCATCGGCATGGCGCTTGGTCCTGAATTGGGACTGCATATGCTGCAGCAACATGGTGCATGGTGGCTATTTGGAGCTGGCGTGTTAGCAGGGATAATCAGTTTAGGAGTTGGCATGTTACTGAATTACGAGAGAAAGCGAAGTTTGGTTCAGTCAGGTTTTATTTCAACACATGAGGCTATCCATGATATTACCGCCACACCGGCAAAATCGCTATCATCTAAATGTAGTATATTATTCGAAAAGAGTGTGTTAACTACTTGTTTGGTGGTTTTATTCACAATTATGCCATATGGTGCTATCATGGCATATATTGCTAGTTATGGTATTGATCGTGGCGTCAGTAATATAGGTCTATATTTTTCTGTGTTTGCTTTGGCACTATTTGTAGTCCGCTTAATGGTCGGACGATTATCAGATAGTCATGGTGTTACTGCGGTTATGATTCCCGGAATTGTGCTGATGTTTAGTGGATTGGTTGTACTTAATTGGGCTGAAAATTTTGCTATTTTCATGGTGTCGGCAGTTTTGTTTGGTTTTGGGTTTGGAGTGGCTTTTCCTCTGTTGCAGACCACGGCGTATATGCTTTGCCCAGAAAACCGACGTGGCATTGCCAGCGCTACGCTTTTTTCAACTGCGGATTTGGCATATGGGTTTGGAGCTGTAGTCTTGGGAGTGGGAATTAAATACTTTGGATATGAAACAGCATTTGCTGGATTAACTATATTTGTGATCGTTGCATTAATTTCTTATGTGATCTTTCTCTATCCTCGGCTTAAGTCTTACTACAATAAGGAAACTGATGTTGATACAAAAAAATGTTGTAAAAATTAA
- a CDS encoding oxidoreductase, whose product MSTWLITGCSSGLGRNLVQAVLKHGDNAVVTARRLSAIQDIVDSYPDTALAIQLDVNDLKQITQAVQQAEARFGGVDVLVNNAGHGYRAAVEEADEAEVDELFATNFFGPVALIKAVLPGMRTRRHGTIVNISSIAARTTAPGSGYYSATKCALEGLSRGLQKEVSPLGLSVIIVEPGAFRTDFAGRSLQQSQTAMTDYAKTAGLRRIENDTTDGHQIGDPAKGAQLIIKAVEAQNPPSLLLLGSDAVQVVSDALDADRAELEAWKKDSITTDFLN is encoded by the coding sequence ATGTCTACGTGGTTAATTACTGGTTGTTCAAGCGGTCTCGGCCGTAATCTTGTTCAAGCTGTACTAAAACATGGAGATAATGCAGTCGTTACTGCAAGGAGGCTTTCAGCTATTCAAGATATTGTAGATTCCTATCCTGATACAGCATTAGCTATCCAATTAGATGTGAATGACCTTAAGCAGATTACTCAGGCGGTGCAACAAGCAGAGGCTCGATTTGGTGGAGTGGATGTTCTAGTTAATAATGCAGGACATGGTTATCGTGCTGCTGTAGAAGAAGCAGATGAAGCAGAAGTAGATGAACTTTTCGCCACAAACTTCTTTGGACCTGTAGCACTGATTAAGGCTGTATTACCTGGAATGAGGACTAGAAGACATGGTACAATCGTGAATATATCTTCGATTGCCGCTCGTACTACTGCACCTGGATCTGGTTACTATTCGGCAACGAAATGTGCACTTGAGGGACTGTCAAGAGGTCTTCAGAAAGAAGTCAGTCCTCTTGGTTTATCGGTGATAATTGTTGAACCGGGTGCATTCAGGACTGATTTTGCCGGCCGCTCATTGCAGCAATCTCAAACCGCTATGACTGATTATGCAAAAACTGCCGGACTCCGTCGAATAGAGAATGATACTACAGATGGTCATCAGATTGGTGATCCAGCAAAGGGGGCACAGCTTATTATTAAGGCTGTCGAAGCTCAAAATCCGCCTTCTTTACTGTTATTGGGAAGCGATGCAGTTCAAGTAGTTAGTGATGCACTTGATGCAGATCGTGCTGAACTGGAAGCTTGGAAAAAGGATAGTATTACCACAGATTTCCTGAATTAA
- a CDS encoding DUF4405 domain-containing protein, which yields MTAKLKFKITTDILLTVLLPVLMAYALTGQKVHEWIGAVMFAAFILHNGLNANWYLNLFRGKYTPQRILQTAINLMVFASMIGLMISGIIMSRYVFSFLPINGSASFARELHMLSAYWGFVLMSLHLGMHGNMIKGIANKSSGIRSGSRPYKAVLPLIAIIIAAYGLYAFLKNDIASYMFLKNMFVFFDPDQPAILFFAEYLAMMMLFACVAYYVSMLLQIYTRKKHQKRYK from the coding sequence ATGACAGCAAAGCTGAAATTTAAAATTACAACTGATATTTTATTAACTGTACTGCTACCAGTTCTTATGGCCTATGCGCTAACAGGGCAGAAAGTACATGAATGGATTGGAGCTGTGATGTTTGCAGCGTTTATCCTCCATAATGGCCTAAATGCCAATTGGTATCTAAATCTATTCCGAGGAAAATACACACCGCAGCGAATCTTGCAGACTGCTATAAATTTGATGGTGTTTGCATCTATGATTGGATTAATGATTAGCGGCATTATTATGTCACGCTACGTGTTTTCTTTTCTGCCAATAAATGGGAGTGCATCCTTTGCACGGGAACTGCATATGCTGTCAGCGTATTGGGGATTTGTTTTAATGTCTTTGCATCTCGGTATGCATGGAAACATGATTAAGGGTATAGCCAATAAGTCATCTGGAATTCGGTCGGGTTCTCGTCCATATAAAGCAGTGCTTCCATTGATAGCGATCATCATTGCTGCATATGGTTTATATGCCTTTCTTAAAAATGATATAGCCTCTTACATGTTTTTGAAAAACATGTTTGTATTCTTTGATCCTGATCAGCCAGCAATACTATTCTTTGCCGAATATCTTGCTATGATGATGTTATTTGCATGTGTCGCATATTATGTTTCAATGCTGTTACAGATATATACCCGCAAAAAACATCAGAAGAGATATAAATAG
- a CDS encoding flavin reductase family protein, with translation MKKDFGTKTIVTPLPVLIVATYDENGMPDAMNVAWGGQCGGKHVALNLSKHKTTDNLQMKKAFTVSFADKNNLVIADYFGLESGKDTDKITKAGVHVTKSIHVDAPIIDEFPLTLECKVVSMNEELGELRVVGEVVNMSAEESIIDENGNIDFNKLQPLSFDSATGSYRVLGEKVGNAFKDGAVLK, from the coding sequence ATGAAGAAAGATTTTGGAACAAAAACAATCGTAACACCATTACCAGTATTAATCGTAGCTACTTATGATGAGAATGGCATGCCAGATGCAATGAATGTTGCATGGGGAGGACAGTGTGGAGGAAAACACGTCGCATTGAATCTTTCTAAACATAAGACAACAGATAATCTGCAGATGAAAAAAGCATTTACCGTAAGTTTTGCAGACAAAAATAATCTGGTTATTGCAGATTATTTTGGTCTTGAATCGGGAAAGGATACAGACAAGATTACAAAAGCTGGGGTTCATGTAACAAAGAGCATCCATGTAGACGCTCCAATCATTGATGAATTCCCATTGACTTTGGAATGCAAAGTTGTCAGCATGAACGAAGAACTTGGAGAATTAAGAGTAGTTGGTGAAGTAGTAAACATGAGTGCAGAAGAATCAATCATTGATGAAAATGGCAATATTGATTTCAATAAATTACAGCCACTTTCATTTGATTCTGCAACGGGTTCCTACCGTGTACTTGGAGAAAAAGTTGGAAATGCATTTAAGGATGGAGCAGTATTGAAATAA
- a CDS encoding flavodoxin: MVSGREEQTSSSTTKKIIVVYFSRVGNTNFSDNVDVISSASLNVGNDGLIGSTEIVAKQIHDLVGGDLVNIQTVQPYPADYHETVQRNVDEFNAGFKPELKTKIENMDSYDTVYIGYPTWAMNIPRPIASFLSEYDFKGKTIIPFNTNGGYGLGETVNSIKALCPDSTILDAFQMPGANVRDAQEVQRAVSEWLNKIGVMK; encoded by the coding sequence ATGGTAAGTGGGAGGGAGGAACAAACCTCGTCTTCGACTACTAAGAAAATCATCGTGGTATATTTTTCAAGAGTTGGCAATACAAACTTTAGCGATAATGTTGATGTAATATCATCGGCAAGCTTGAATGTTGGAAATGATGGCTTGATTGGTAGTACAGAAATTGTTGCAAAACAAATTCATGATCTTGTTGGCGGGGATCTTGTAAATATTCAAACGGTTCAACCTTATCCAGCTGACTATCATGAAACTGTACAACGAAATGTTGATGAGTTTAACGCTGGATTTAAACCGGAACTAAAAACTAAGATAGAAAATATGGATTCATATGACACCGTATATATTGGTTATCCCACATGGGCAATGAACATTCCAAGACCTATAGCTTCATTTTTATCAGAATATGATTTCAAGGGAAAAACGATCATACCTTTCAATACAAATGGAGGATATGGATTGGGGGAAACTGTTAATTCTATCAAGGCGCTTTGCCCAGATTCTACCATACTTGATGCTTTTCAAATGCCAGGTGCAAATGTAAGAGATGCACAAGAGGTACAAAGAGCTGTATCTGAATGGCTGAATAAAATTGGAGTCATGAAATAA
- a CDS encoding flavodoxin → MSYKKILVTYLSIFPSKDKFTEKFAKIIAEKKGADLVEIESVKAYPGLPSEYPQIDAIAKQEKDADERPEIKNQITVEDYDVIFVGYPIWWYTLPQIMFTFFDKYDFRGKTIVPFNTHEGSGDCGTYETIKELEPDATVLKGLPIRGVDMAKDQTKVITDWIQGLDL, encoded by the coding sequence ATGAGTTACAAAAAAATATTAGTCACATATCTTTCGATATTTCCATCGAAGGATAAATTCACAGAAAAGTTCGCAAAAATTATAGCAGAAAAGAAAGGTGCAGATTTGGTAGAAATTGAGTCTGTAAAAGCATACCCAGGATTGCCTTCTGAGTACCCACAAATAGATGCCATTGCCAAACAGGAAAAAGATGCAGATGAACGCCCAGAAATAAAAAATCAAATTACTGTTGAAGATTATGATGTGATTTTTGTTGGATATCCCATATGGTGGTACACACTTCCACAGATTATGTTTACATTTTTTGATAAATATGATTTTAGAGGTAAGACTATTGTTCCTTTTAATACCCATGAGGGAAGCGGTGACTGTGGAACGTATGAGACAATTAAGGAGCTTGAGCCTGATGCAACTGTACTCAAAGGATTGCCAATTCGTGGCGTTGATATGGCAAAGGATCAAACCAAAGTAATTA